A genomic segment from Segniliparus rotundus DSM 44985 encodes:
- a CDS encoding ABC transporter ATP-binding protein, with protein MGVEVIVKDLTKSFGSQNIWQDVTLTLPPGEVSVLLGPSGTGKSVFLKSLIGLLRPEKGEIIIDGTDIMRCSTKRLYDIRKMFGVLFQDGALFGSMNIYDNTAFPLREHTKKKESEIKRIVLEKLELVGLSGAENKLPGEISGGMRKRAGLARALVLDPEIILIDEPDSGLDPVRTTYISQLFLDINAEIDATILIVTHNINLARTVPDNIGMLYRRNLVMFGPREVLLTSEEPAVKQFLNGRMIGPIGMSEEKDEAQMAQERALVDAGMHHGGAEEIDGIIPQMHATPGLPFRQAVTRRRNRLKTMLPSLPLGAQLAIQRSWDEADAASGPPPVDPTGPVGLAQQQHSTLA; from the coding sequence TTGGGCGTCGAAGTGATCGTCAAGGACTTGACCAAGTCCTTCGGCTCGCAAAATATCTGGCAAGACGTCACATTGACCTTGCCGCCGGGGGAAGTGAGCGTTCTGCTCGGCCCCTCCGGAACCGGCAAATCCGTGTTCTTGAAGTCCCTCATCGGCTTGTTGCGCCCCGAGAAGGGCGAAATCATCATCGACGGCACCGACATCATGCGGTGCAGCACCAAGCGGCTCTACGACATCCGCAAAATGTTCGGCGTCCTGTTCCAAGACGGCGCGCTGTTCGGCTCGATGAACATCTACGACAACACCGCCTTCCCGTTGCGCGAGCACACGAAAAAGAAGGAATCCGAGATCAAGCGGATCGTCCTCGAAAAGCTTGAGCTGGTCGGCCTCTCCGGGGCCGAGAACAAACTCCCCGGCGAGATCTCCGGCGGTATGCGCAAGCGCGCCGGGCTCGCCAGAGCGCTGGTGCTCGACCCGGAGATCATTTTGATCGACGAGCCGGACTCCGGGCTCGACCCGGTCCGAACCACCTACATCAGCCAGCTTTTCCTCGACATCAACGCCGAGATCGACGCGACGATCCTCATCGTCACCCACAACATCAACCTGGCGCGGACGGTGCCGGACAACATCGGGATGCTGTACCGGCGCAACCTTGTCATGTTCGGGCCCCGCGAGGTGCTGCTCACCAGCGAGGAGCCTGCCGTCAAACAGTTCCTCAACGGCCGCATGATCGGCCCCATCGGCATGTCCGAAGAGAAGGACGAGGCGCAGATGGCCCAGGAACGGGCCTTGGTCGACGCCGGTATGCACCATGGCGGCGCGGAAGAGATCGACGGCATCATTCCCCAAATGCACGCGACGCCCGGCCTCCCGTTCCGTCAGGCCGTCACGCGCCGTAGGAATCGGCTCAAGACCATGCTCCCCTCGTTGCCGCTGGGCGCGCAGCTCGCCATCCAGCGCAGCTGGGACGAGGCGGACGCGGCAAGCGGACCGCCGCCTGTGGATCCGACCGGGCCCGTGGGCCTGGCTCAGCAGCAGCACTCAACGCTCGCCTGA
- the nusG gene encoding transcription termination/antitermination protein NusG, with the protein MTEQNEHAEQDEALAAADQSAPEHEALVDSADGSVAVDAAQADEADDADSSDDEDPAEALKAKLRRAPGKWYVVHSYAGYENKVKLNLENRVHNLDVADYIFQIEVPTEEVTEVKNGQRKLVNRKILPGYILVRMDLNDESWSTVRNTPGVTGFVGTSRPTPLALNDVVKFLLPRQEPKKAAAAAKTKQGDGFAAAIASVTEVDYQVGESVTVNDGPFANLAASISEINAEQQKLKVLVSIFGRETPVELSFNQVTKI; encoded by the coding sequence GTGACTGAGCAGAACGAGCACGCGGAGCAGGACGAAGCCCTGGCCGCGGCCGACCAGAGCGCGCCCGAACACGAGGCGCTGGTCGACTCGGCTGACGGCTCCGTCGCTGTTGACGCCGCCCAAGCCGACGAGGCCGACGACGCGGATTCCTCGGACGACGAGGACCCGGCCGAGGCTTTGAAGGCCAAATTGCGCCGTGCCCCTGGCAAGTGGTACGTGGTGCATTCGTACGCCGGGTACGAGAACAAGGTGAAGCTCAACCTGGAGAACCGGGTGCACAACCTGGACGTCGCGGACTACATCTTCCAGATCGAGGTCCCGACCGAAGAGGTCACCGAGGTCAAGAACGGCCAGCGCAAGCTTGTGAACCGCAAAATCCTCCCCGGATACATCCTTGTGCGGATGGACCTCAACGACGAGTCGTGGAGCACGGTGCGCAACACCCCCGGTGTGACTGGCTTCGTCGGAACCTCGCGCCCCACCCCGCTCGCGCTCAACGACGTGGTGAAGTTCCTGCTTCCCCGCCAGGAGCCCAAGAAAGCCGCGGCAGCCGCGAAGACGAAGCAAGGCGACGGATTCGCCGCCGCCATCGCGTCGGTCACCGAGGTGGACTACCAAGTCGGCGAGTCGGTCACGGTCAACGACGGCCCCTTCGCCAACCTGGCGGCTTCGATCAGCGAGATCAACGCCGAACAGCAGAAACTTAAGGTCTTGGTCTCGATCTTCGGTCGGGAGACTCCCGTGGAGCTCTCCTTCAACCAGGTCACCAAGATCTAA
- a CDS encoding SAV_915 family protein — protein MSDWDSDSKRWGHYEDEEETVERVVRADGRVLTAEEAEALLAHEQSPAVSAVVDPAAVPGMVVVPAFPLEADNGLRMFVELWEQPDDVTLAVGFSSQQKLVEQLGPNQPWALLSTKQFQGLLSHGEVTALLLDPEPGVVSTRWSKAALAALAAMNEGR, from the coding sequence GTGTCGGATTGGGACAGCGACTCGAAGCGCTGGGGGCACTACGAGGACGAAGAAGAGACGGTCGAGCGCGTCGTCCGGGCCGATGGCCGTGTGCTCACAGCAGAAGAAGCAGAAGCGTTGCTCGCGCACGAGCAGTCCCCGGCGGTCAGCGCGGTGGTCGATCCTGCCGCCGTGCCTGGCATGGTGGTCGTGCCCGCGTTCCCATTGGAGGCGGACAACGGGTTGCGGATGTTCGTGGAGCTGTGGGAGCAGCCCGACGACGTGACCTTGGCGGTGGGCTTCTCGTCGCAACAGAAACTTGTGGAGCAGCTTGGCCCGAACCAGCCGTGGGCGCTGTTGTCCACGAAGCAGTTTCAAGGCTTGTTGTCGCACGGCGAGGTGACGGCTTTGCTGCTGGACCCGGAGCCCGGCGTCGTGTCGACTCGGTGGAGCAAAGCGGCTCTCGCCGCGCTGGCGGCGATGAACGAAGGAAGGTGA
- the rplL gene encoding 50S ribosomal protein L7/L12 — protein MAKLSTDELIDAFKELTLIELSEFVKQFEDVFGVTAAAPVAVAAAPGAAAGAAGGEAAGDQDEFDVILDAAGDKKIQVIKVVREVVPALGLKEAKDLVEGAPKPVLEKVSKEAAEAAKAKLEEAGATISLK, from the coding sequence ATGGCCAAACTCAGCACTGACGAGCTCATCGACGCGTTCAAAGAGCTCACCCTCATCGAGCTGTCCGAGTTCGTGAAGCAGTTCGAAGACGTCTTCGGCGTCACCGCAGCGGCTCCGGTCGCGGTCGCCGCCGCTCCGGGCGCCGCCGCTGGCGCCGCTGGCGGCGAAGCCGCTGGCGACCAGGACGAGTTCGACGTCATCCTCGACGCCGCTGGCGACAAGAAGATCCAGGTCATCAAGGTCGTCCGCGAGGTTGTCCCGGCTCTGGGCCTCAAGGAGGCCAAGGACCTCGTCGAGGGCGCTCCCAAGCCGGTTCTCGAAAAGGTTTCCAAGGAGGCCGCCGAGGCCGCCAAGGCCAAGCTCGAAGAGGCTGGTGCGACGATCTCCCTCAAGTGA
- a CDS encoding MaoC/PaaZ C-terminal domain-containing protein has protein sequence MAARSFDDVQVGDELPAELFRVTRGDLVNYAGVVGDANPIHFHEEIAAAGGFETVIAHGMLTMGYASTFVTSWLGDGAGLLEFEVRFVSPVLVPANRPAELEFSGKVKSLDPQARRGVIQIAATSAGKKVFGKSLATVQFS, from the coding sequence ATGGCCGCTCGATCTTTTGACGATGTCCAGGTCGGGGATGAGCTTCCGGCCGAATTGTTCCGGGTCACCCGAGGCGACCTCGTCAACTACGCCGGGGTCGTCGGCGACGCCAATCCCATCCACTTCCACGAGGAGATCGCTGCCGCGGGCGGTTTCGAAACGGTGATCGCCCACGGCATGCTCACCATGGGGTACGCCTCGACCTTCGTCACGTCCTGGCTGGGCGACGGCGCGGGCCTGCTCGAATTCGAAGTCCGGTTCGTGAGCCCGGTGCTCGTGCCCGCGAACCGGCCCGCAGAACTGGAGTTCTCCGGCAAGGTGAAATCCCTCGACCCGCAGGCTCGGCGCGGCGTGATCCAGATCGCCGCCACCAGCGCTGGCAAGAAGGTCTTCGGAAAGTCGCTCGCCACAGTTCAGTTTTCCTGA
- the hadA gene encoding (3R)-hydroxyacyl-ACP dehydratase subunit HadA: protein MPETTEKPHAEKKATQYPDFVGKTYVLPDYYEIGREQVRAFAKAVRNYDPIHHDEQAARDAGFANLVCPPTFASIIGLLVQEHLFEHIVKDYDLSQTVQAEQRFSFVRPICAGERLECSVKMLNMRQAVGVDIVETENVGKIWGTDEVVLIGYTKVAGYTGAVMEESLKELVRNVMMHGRSIF, encoded by the coding sequence GTGCCTGAGACCACAGAGAAGCCGCACGCCGAGAAAAAGGCAACGCAGTATCCAGACTTCGTGGGAAAGACGTATGTGCTTCCGGACTACTACGAGATAGGCCGGGAGCAGGTCCGTGCTTTCGCGAAGGCGGTGCGCAATTACGACCCCATCCACCATGACGAGCAGGCCGCGCGCGACGCCGGCTTCGCGAACCTCGTGTGCCCGCCGACGTTCGCCTCGATCATCGGCTTGCTCGTGCAAGAGCATTTGTTCGAGCACATCGTCAAGGACTATGATCTGAGCCAGACCGTGCAGGCGGAACAGCGGTTCTCCTTCGTGCGGCCGATCTGCGCGGGCGAGCGGCTGGAGTGCTCGGTGAAGATGCTCAACATGCGCCAGGCCGTCGGCGTCGACATCGTCGAGACGGAGAACGTCGGCAAGATTTGGGGCACCGACGAGGTTGTGCTCATCGGGTACACAAAGGTCGCCGGTTACACCGGGGCTGTTATGGAAGAGTCCTTGAAGGAACTCGTGAGGAATGTGATGATGCATGGCCGCTCGATCTTTTGA
- a CDS encoding amidase, whose translation MALSFDEYSSYDALGLAELVRTGQSTAVELLDAALARLEAVDGKLNAVVHRHEAWARKRAAGPQSGPFAGVPFLTKNLEQQIAGWPHDSGSRALRNQVSPFTSPTIARWLAAGLVPFGQTNSPEFGSKGITEPELHGPTRNPWDTERSPGGSSGGSASAVAAGVVPAAGASDGGGSIRIPASWSGLFGLKPGRGLLPEAPASPEPFHGYATQGVLSRSVRDSAALLDAAIAAEPSGSYLSALPQRPLLQEVGADPGTLRIGFSDFSPLRPDGASTEAATAMTTAAHLAESLGHAVEEAKPQINWTELTESFVTLWTAKAAYNLAELARLGVDVSEVEVDNRILAAMGSSVSAADLFRARQCWHEQTVALTKFFEKYDLFLTPTTAEAPPKIGSLNTSATLKALSKLVLGLRGSRLFSISNIPREVIMKNYRIVPYTQLANVTGRPAMSVPLHWTDTGLPIGSQFIGPLGSEPRLIRLAAQFEAAQPWKDRRPAL comes from the coding sequence ATGGCGCTTTCCTTCGACGAGTACTCCTCCTACGACGCCCTAGGCCTCGCCGAGCTCGTCCGAACCGGCCAGAGCACAGCAGTCGAATTGCTCGACGCCGCGCTCGCCCGCCTCGAAGCGGTCGACGGCAAACTCAACGCTGTCGTCCATCGCCACGAGGCGTGGGCCCGCAAACGGGCAGCCGGGCCGCAAAGCGGACCGTTCGCGGGCGTGCCCTTCCTGACCAAAAACCTGGAACAACAGATCGCGGGGTGGCCGCACGATTCCGGCAGCCGCGCCTTGCGCAACCAGGTCTCGCCGTTCACTTCGCCAACGATCGCCCGCTGGCTGGCCGCAGGCCTGGTTCCGTTCGGCCAGACCAACAGCCCAGAATTCGGCTCCAAAGGCATCACCGAACCGGAACTGCACGGCCCCACGAGGAATCCGTGGGACACGGAGCGCTCCCCCGGCGGCTCCTCCGGCGGCTCCGCCTCGGCGGTCGCGGCGGGGGTTGTGCCCGCAGCGGGCGCGAGCGACGGCGGCGGTTCGATCCGCATCCCTGCTTCCTGGTCCGGGCTGTTCGGGCTCAAACCGGGCAGGGGCCTCCTGCCAGAAGCTCCCGCCTCTCCGGAACCGTTCCATGGCTACGCGACCCAAGGCGTGCTCTCGCGCAGCGTGCGCGACAGCGCAGCCCTGCTCGACGCCGCGATCGCCGCCGAGCCGTCAGGCTCGTATCTCTCCGCGCTGCCGCAGCGCCCCCTGCTGCAAGAAGTCGGGGCGGACCCCGGCACACTCCGCATCGGCTTCAGCGATTTCTCACCCTTGCGCCCGGACGGCGCGAGCACCGAGGCGGCCACCGCGATGACGACCGCCGCGCACCTGGCCGAGTCGCTGGGCCACGCCGTGGAAGAAGCCAAACCCCAGATCAACTGGACTGAGCTGACCGAAAGCTTTGTGACGCTCTGGACTGCGAAAGCGGCGTACAACCTCGCCGAACTCGCCCGGCTCGGCGTGGACGTCTCCGAAGTGGAAGTCGACAACCGAATCCTCGCCGCGATGGGCTCATCGGTCAGCGCGGCCGACCTGTTCCGGGCGCGGCAATGCTGGCACGAGCAGACGGTGGCGCTCACCAAGTTTTTCGAGAAATACGACCTTTTCCTCACGCCGACCACCGCCGAAGCCCCGCCGAAGATCGGCTCGCTGAACACCTCCGCGACCTTGAAGGCGCTCTCCAAGCTTGTCCTCGGACTTCGTGGCAGCCGGCTGTTCTCGATCAGCAACATCCCGCGCGAAGTCATCATGAAGAACTACCGGATAGTGCCGTACACCCAGCTCGCGAATGTGACCGGCCGTCCCGCGATGAGCGTGCCGCTGCATTGGACCGATACGGGCTTGCCCATCGGATCGCAGTTCATCGGTCCCCTTGGGTCGGAGCCGCGGCTCATCCGCCTCGCGGCGCAGTTCGAGGCGGCACAGCCGTGGAAGGACCGCAGACCAGCCCTCTGA
- a CDS encoding DUF6317 family protein, with product MGDWSKVVLDDLAAMSQQFEQGHADFEAAVEAVKAEPVDTGDGTLNDYLQYVTGRIEELTIKSAELIKEHAGKVKYAHDSYERHDIDNEELFEDMDFEYKH from the coding sequence ATGGGCGATTGGTCCAAAGTCGTCCTTGACGACCTCGCGGCGATGTCGCAGCAGTTCGAGCAGGGGCACGCTGATTTTGAAGCGGCGGTCGAAGCCGTGAAGGCGGAGCCTGTGGACACGGGCGACGGGACGCTCAATGACTACCTCCAGTACGTCACAGGCCGGATCGAAGAATTGACCATCAAGTCCGCCGAGCTCATCAAAGAGCACGCGGGCAAGGTGAAATACGCCCATGACTCGTACGAGCGCCATGACATCGACAACGAGGAGTTGTTCGAGGACATGGACTTCGAGTACAAGCACTGA
- a CDS encoding MaoC/PaaZ C-terminal domain-containing protein — MVTTPNFDGLAVGDELPTKVVQVRRGDLVNYAGVAADRNPIHWHDGVAAAAGFDTVIAHGMLTMAYAGAYLSSWTNDPSAVREYDVRFVSPVFVPIDTAAEIEFSGKIKSLDPQTRTGVITLTALSNEKKIFGKALATVQFA, encoded by the coding sequence GTGGTAACTACGCCTAATTTCGATGGATTGGCAGTCGGCGACGAGCTGCCGACGAAGGTGGTGCAGGTCAGGCGTGGCGACCTCGTCAACTACGCCGGAGTGGCTGCCGACCGGAACCCGATCCACTGGCACGACGGGGTCGCCGCGGCGGCCGGTTTCGACACTGTCATCGCGCACGGGATGCTGACCATGGCTTATGCCGGGGCCTACCTCTCGAGCTGGACGAACGATCCTTCAGCGGTGCGTGAGTACGACGTTCGGTTCGTGAGCCCTGTCTTTGTGCCCATCGACACCGCGGCCGAAATCGAGTTCTCCGGGAAGATCAAATCTCTCGACCCGCAGACCCGAACCGGTGTGATCACGTTGACTGCTCTTTCGAACGAGAAAAAGATTTTCGGCAAGGCATTGGCGACCGTTCAGTTCGCCTGA
- the rplA gene encoding 50S ribosomal protein L1, which yields MSKQSKAYRASAELVTKDELYSPLEAFDLAKQTSKVKFDATVEVAFRLGVDPRKADQMVRGTVNLPHGTGKTARVIVFAVGEKAEQAQQAGADAVGSDDLIERIQGGWVDFDAAIATPDQMAKVGRVARVLGPRGLMPNPKTGTVTADVSKAVADIKGGKITFRVDKHSNLHVVVGKASFTKEQLVENYGAVLDEVTRSKPAAAKGRYLKKIAVATTMGPSILVDPTKTRALLEA from the coding sequence ATGAGCAAACAGTCCAAGGCCTACCGCGCCTCTGCGGAGCTCGTCACCAAAGACGAGCTCTACAGCCCGCTCGAGGCGTTCGACCTCGCGAAGCAGACCAGCAAGGTCAAGTTCGACGCCACGGTCGAGGTCGCCTTCCGGCTCGGCGTCGACCCTCGCAAGGCCGACCAGATGGTCCGAGGCACGGTGAACCTGCCGCACGGCACCGGCAAGACCGCCCGCGTCATCGTCTTCGCCGTCGGTGAGAAAGCCGAGCAGGCGCAGCAGGCAGGCGCGGACGCAGTGGGCTCCGACGATCTGATCGAGCGCATCCAGGGCGGCTGGGTCGACTTCGACGCCGCCATCGCGACCCCCGACCAGATGGCGAAGGTCGGCCGGGTGGCCCGCGTCCTCGGCCCCCGCGGCCTCATGCCGAACCCGAAGACCGGCACTGTGACCGCTGACGTCTCCAAGGCGGTCGCCGACATCAAGGGCGGCAAGATCACCTTCCGCGTGGACAAGCACTCGAACCTCCATGTCGTCGTCGGCAAGGCTTCCTTCACCAAAGAACAGCTGGTTGAGAATTACGGCGCCGTCCTTGACGAGGTGACCCGTTCCAAGCCTGCCGCCGCGAAGGGCCGCTACCTCAAGAAGATCGCCGTGGCCACCACGATGGGACCGTCTATCCTGGTCGACCCCACCAAGACTCGGGCGCTGTTGGAGGCCTGA
- the rplK gene encoding 50S ribosomal protein L11: MPPAPAASGGKKKKVAGLIKLQIQAGQADPKPPIGPALGQHGVNIMEFCRAYNAATEAQKGTVVPVEITVYEDRSFDFILKTPPAAKLILKAAGVPKGSGVPHRTKVGHLSWDQVKEIAKVKLPDLNAYDVEHGALIIAGTARSMGITVDQPA, encoded by the coding sequence ATGCCACCCGCACCCGCTGCCTCCGGCGGCAAGAAGAAGAAAGTCGCCGGGCTCATCAAACTGCAGATCCAGGCAGGCCAAGCCGACCCCAAGCCGCCGATCGGCCCCGCCCTCGGCCAGCACGGCGTGAACATCATGGAGTTCTGCCGCGCCTACAACGCCGCGACCGAAGCGCAGAAGGGCACCGTCGTGCCGGTGGAGATCACCGTCTACGAGGACCGCTCCTTCGACTTCATCCTCAAGACTCCGCCCGCCGCGAAGCTGATCCTCAAGGCCGCTGGCGTCCCCAAGGGCTCGGGCGTCCCGCACCGCACCAAGGTCGGGCACCTCAGCTGGGACCAGGTCAAGGAGATCGCCAAGGTGAAGCTTCCCGATCTGAACGCCTACGACGTCGAGCACGGCGCGCTCATCATCGCCGGGACTGCCCGCTCCATGGGCATCACGGTCGACCAGCCCGCGTAA
- a CDS encoding alpha/beta fold hydrolase, which translates to MTEKPRAHEVRHGFAEAPTNDTRVRLAYEDWGDPSGETVLLIMGLGAQLTFWPELFCETLVDAGYRVVRFDNRDVGLSTKLPGCEAPGPRWMRILRCQLGLSSPARYTLEDMASDAEGVLDALGIDRAHIVGASMGGMIAQVFAGTRPERTRSLGLLFTTAVQRFFAPPTPATLAKLRENPHPDATLEERIEFKVRTMAHSAGNRYPYPEDELREAIASSFRRCEDSTGLLRQLDAICGSGDLRRYHSGITAPVAVIHGSDDPLIPCRNGHALAKWIPGATLTVFDGMGHSLPPALLPNIAQVLLANFERAAAATAAPV; encoded by the coding sequence ATGACGGAGAAGCCCCGCGCTCACGAAGTGCGCCACGGCTTCGCGGAGGCGCCCACGAACGACACCCGAGTCCGGCTCGCCTACGAAGACTGGGGCGACCCGTCCGGGGAGACGGTGCTGCTCATCATGGGGCTCGGCGCGCAATTGACCTTTTGGCCGGAGCTGTTCTGCGAGACGCTTGTGGACGCGGGCTACCGGGTCGTCCGGTTCGACAACCGCGATGTCGGCCTCTCCACGAAACTGCCGGGCTGCGAGGCGCCCGGCCCGAGGTGGATGCGCATACTGCGCTGCCAACTGGGTCTGTCCAGCCCCGCGCGTTACACCCTTGAAGACATGGCCAGCGATGCGGAAGGGGTCCTCGACGCGCTCGGAATCGACCGCGCGCACATCGTCGGCGCGTCCATGGGCGGGATGATCGCGCAGGTCTTCGCCGGAACCCGACCCGAGCGCACCCGCAGCCTCGGCCTGCTGTTCACCACCGCTGTGCAGCGGTTCTTCGCCCCGCCGACCCCCGCGACGCTCGCGAAACTCCGCGAGAACCCGCACCCGGACGCGACACTGGAGGAACGGATCGAGTTCAAGGTCCGGACCATGGCGCACTCGGCGGGCAACCGCTACCCGTACCCGGAAGACGAGCTGCGCGAGGCAATCGCGAGCTCATTCCGCCGCTGCGAGGACTCCACGGGACTGCTTCGCCAGCTCGACGCGATCTGCGGCAGCGGCGACCTGCGCCGGTACCACAGCGGCATCACCGCCCCGGTCGCGGTGATCCACGGCAGCGACGACCCGCTCATCCCCTGCCGCAACGGCCACGCGCTCGCGAAATGGATTCCCGGGGCAACCCTCACCGTTTTCGACGGCATGGGCCATTCCTTGCCCCCAGCGCTTTTGCCGAACATCGCGCAGGTCCTGCTTGCCAACTTCGAGCGGGCCGCCGCCGCGACGGCGGCGCCCGTCTAA
- the rplJ gene encoding 50S ribosomal protein L10: MVKVEKVEKVADIAKRFEEANAAIVTEYRGLTMSSLTKLRTDLGRDTTYLVAKNTLVKRAAADAGVEGADELFAGPTAVAFVNGDIVEAAKVIKGFAKENQALVVKGGYLDGAVLTEKEVIKLADLESREVLLAKVAGAIKGALGSALGLLNAPLSQVARLSQALADQKQQAGE, from the coding sequence TTGGTCAAAGTTGAAAAAGTCGAAAAGGTCGCTGATATCGCCAAGCGGTTCGAAGAGGCGAACGCGGCCATCGTCACCGAGTACCGGGGCCTGACGATGAGCTCGCTCACCAAGCTGCGCACCGATCTCGGCCGGGACACGACCTATCTGGTCGCGAAGAACACCCTGGTCAAGCGTGCCGCCGCCGATGCGGGGGTCGAGGGCGCTGACGAGTTGTTCGCAGGGCCCACCGCTGTGGCGTTCGTGAACGGCGACATCGTCGAGGCCGCGAAGGTGATCAAGGGCTTCGCCAAGGAGAACCAGGCCCTTGTGGTCAAGGGCGGCTACTTGGACGGCGCGGTGCTGACCGAGAAAGAGGTCATCAAGCTCGCCGATCTGGAGAGCCGCGAAGTTCTGCTCGCCAAGGTGGCAGGTGCCATCAAGGGCGCGCTCGGCTCCGCCCTGGGTCTGCTCAACGCTCCGTTGTCGCAGGTGGCCCGCCTTTCGCAGGCGCTTGCCGACCAAAAGCAGCAAGCTGGCGAGTAA
- the secE gene encoding preprotein translocase subunit SecE codes for MSEKSGASVEDDEVDAASEPGDSSQDDTQAASRVPVRRARQSESDDDGDDLDEEAAAARPTGKRGRRRASAESSADADGRRRAKEAKEGKKAKRSQAGASRNPFAAVVQFLREVVGELSKVIWPQRRQMVSYTLIVIVFVAVVVSFVALLDIGFAKLALWLLG; via the coding sequence GTGAGCGAAAAAAGCGGAGCCTCCGTCGAAGACGACGAGGTCGATGCTGCTTCGGAGCCTGGTGATTCGTCGCAAGACGACACGCAGGCCGCTTCTCGCGTTCCCGTCCGACGGGCACGTCAGTCCGAATCCGATGATGACGGCGATGACTTGGACGAGGAGGCCGCAGCCGCCCGCCCCACCGGCAAGCGGGGCCGCCGAAGGGCGTCCGCCGAATCGTCCGCGGACGCGGACGGGCGCCGCCGGGCGAAAGAAGCCAAGGAAGGCAAGAAAGCCAAGCGTTCGCAGGCCGGGGCTTCGCGCAACCCCTTCGCGGCGGTTGTGCAGTTCCTGCGGGAGGTCGTCGGCGAACTTTCGAAGGTGATTTGGCCGCAGCGTCGGCAGATGGTCTCCTACACGTTGATCGTCATCGTCTTCGTCGCTGTGGTCGTCTCCTTTGTCGCCCTTCTCGACATCGGCTTCGCGAAGCTGGCATTGTGGCTGCTCGGGTAG
- a CDS encoding WXG100 family type VII secretion target, translating into MSWVGGDIPGLQAMGAKMRSAPEKVNGVVSELSATVATLGSDASWSGTAGEEMRGRWSGDSANVGSVGTFIGLIGAAVGDLGDKLQEVESALYNAADSCKGRGAQIDMGSGKPLPLTVTGNPEAPAVQSALDAQKEYQAAYDYAMNAARTYRLETLGKLKAMVEPIFEEKSDSTLAPDQAITMGAVLRGLYTAKLEAKNMRLEDLDKKLDAQHKKLEAPLKNAETEIQKLVSGKGYDIDRVVAAMEGKDGALADFQRIEGSLNAEIGELKNQKDLPFAKILNTKLHDLPAVSKTLSKLAPELKFLGDVPVLDIAAAAGIAYFQGKDDIEKGGDPVTSYAKEGAAAGVGVLAGIGAAAWLAGPEAGVPVDAVVGGVFIAAGVGEFAHQAFHEHWSEDIHDHGVLGGIWHGAANSAERTYDSIDQTLSKTEDTVENAGKKAWHATEDAGKKVWHSIFG; encoded by the coding sequence ATGAGTTGGGTCGGCGGGGACATCCCGGGATTGCAGGCCATGGGGGCGAAGATGAGATCCGCCCCGGAGAAAGTGAACGGCGTCGTTTCCGAGCTGTCCGCGACGGTTGCCACATTGGGCTCGGACGCGAGTTGGAGCGGCACGGCGGGGGAGGAGATGCGGGGACGGTGGTCCGGGGACTCCGCGAACGTCGGCAGCGTGGGGACGTTCATCGGCCTGATCGGCGCGGCAGTGGGCGATCTGGGGGACAAACTGCAAGAAGTGGAATCCGCCCTGTACAACGCGGCGGATTCCTGCAAAGGCCGGGGCGCGCAGATCGACATGGGCTCGGGCAAGCCGCTCCCGCTCACCGTCACCGGCAACCCGGAAGCCCCCGCTGTGCAGTCGGCCCTTGACGCGCAGAAGGAGTACCAGGCCGCCTACGACTACGCGATGAACGCGGCTCGGACCTACCGGCTGGAGACCTTGGGCAAGCTCAAGGCGATGGTGGAGCCGATTTTCGAGGAAAAGAGCGATAGCACGCTCGCGCCCGACCAGGCGATCACCATGGGGGCGGTGCTCCGGGGCCTGTACACGGCGAAGCTTGAGGCCAAGAACATGCGGCTCGAGGATCTCGACAAGAAACTCGACGCGCAGCACAAGAAGCTCGAAGCGCCTCTGAAGAACGCAGAAACGGAGATCCAGAAGCTTGTCTCCGGCAAGGGCTACGACATCGACCGGGTCGTCGCCGCGATGGAGGGGAAGGACGGCGCCCTCGCCGATTTCCAAAGGATTGAAGGCAGTCTGAATGCGGAAATCGGGGAGCTGAAAAACCAAAAAGACCTCCCTTTCGCCAAGATCCTCAACACGAAGCTGCACGACCTCCCCGCAGTCTCGAAGACATTGAGCAAGCTGGCGCCCGAGCTGAAATTCTTGGGCGACGTGCCGGTGCTCGACATCGCGGCAGCCGCGGGGATCGCCTATTTCCAAGGCAAGGACGACATCGAGAAGGGCGGCGACCCCGTGACCTCGTACGCCAAAGAGGGGGCTGCGGCAGGCGTCGGTGTGCTGGCCGGCATTGGAGCAGCGGCCTGGTTGGCGGGACCCGAGGCGGGGGTACCAGTGGATGCGGTCGTCGGCGGTGTCTTCATTGCAGCTGGTGTCGGGGAGTTCGCCCACCAGGCCTTCCACGAGCATTGGTCCGAGGACATCCACGACCATGGCGTGCTTGGCGGCATCTGGCATGGTGCCGCCAACTCTGCGGAGAGGACCTACGACAGCATCGATCAAACGCTTTCCAAGACCGAAGACACGGTCGAAAACGCCGGCAAAAAAGCCTGGCACGCCACTGAGGATGCCGGAAAAAAAGTCTGGCACAGCATCTTCGGATAG